Genomic DNA from Fimbriimonas ginsengisoli Gsoil 348:
ATAATGCCTTCTCAACGCTTCGAGCTCAGCGATGGCGGCCTCCGAGAACCGCAGGTCGAGCTCCTCGATTCGAGGCGGACGAGGGCGCTGATTCGGGCTTCCAAGCTGGAGGAGTTCGCTCATTCTTTCCCTTGGAGGATACCGCGCATTTAAAAGGCGCAAATGAGGGCCGGTCGAGACCGGTCCTCATTTACTAGAATCCGAGGGCTCTGTTTAGCCTCCGGATTTGGAAACGTCCGCTGAGGCCATCTGCATCGGCTCCGGGCTATTCCGGAGAATCAATACATCGGGTTTGGCGCCATGCTTGAACACGAGGACCGAATAGGCGATTCGGGGCTCCATCTCGGCCTTTGCCAAGATTTTGTCACCCACGACAACGTCGTACGATCCGCTCTTGATCTGATTCACCGCGGGTTTGAGCGGCTGAGCAGTTTTGGAGCCGGCTTCGCGTAGGGAAAGGGGAATGGAAAGGTCTTCCGCGGTACCGATGACCCGCAGTTCCGATCCATTGGCCGGATTGGACCTACGCTCCCCGTCGAAAGGAGTCATTTCCACGTTTCCGCCCGACTTGGTAACCACATAGGTGACCAGAGCGCCCGGCGTGAATTTCACGACCTTCTCGGACATAACCTTGCCATCCTCAGAGCTGATGGTCACGTGGTGCTCGCGAGGAGCGCCTTTCCGGAAGGAACACGGGCTATACGCCGGCGTGTAGGGGTTTTGGACCGGCAACTTGTCGAACGCGATCACCAGGTTGTCTGCCGTCGCGTTCACAAACCGGAAGAACTGTCCTTCGGGAGCTTTGTGAGGCGGCGCCGTCGGTGTCGACGCCCCGCATCCGCCGAGGCAGAAGAGGGCGAGCAAGTTACTCGCCAACGCGAACTGGGTGCGGCCACTTACCAGGTGGCCGACCCTGCCGCGCTGCCGACTAAGGATTAGTGGCATTTTGGGCCGGTTTCTGATCGCCTACCTGGGAACCCTGGGGAGCGGGAGTATTCGTTACGGTCGGGGCGGCATCCTCTTCTTTCTTCGAGCATCCGGAGATGACGAATACCGTGGCGGCGACGATCGTTAGTGCAAAGATCTTTTTCATAGGCTTAATAATAGTCTCGGGTTCCCATGCGGATGGCATGGAAACCCGAATGATGGGCACGGGTGTGCTTACTGCTCGCGATCCGGTCGGAAGTAGCAGTGGTAGTAGACGGCGGTCGGGCCACCAACGCCGCGAACGCCGCTGTTGCAGCCGGTGTAGCTCGAAGGCACGCCGGTGGCGCTAACGTACCGCCACGGGTCGGTGTACGCCTCAGCCGGAGTAGCCGAGTTGGTCGACGTACCCATGCGCTGGAACTTCGCCGAGGTGTCGGTTCGAACGATAGGACCGCCCTTCGAGTAGAGCCATGCGCTGGCGCCGAAGTTCCAGAAGGAAGCCGAAGCGAATCCGGTGCTCGAGCTGAGCGAAGCCTGTGGGAACGCGGTCGGGTTGAATCGGCAGTCGTCGGTGCCGGTGCAGGCGAGGGTTGGGTTAGCGGCGGAACGACCGTTGAAGGAGGCGGTTCCGTTGCCCGGCCAGTACATGACCGCAACCGACGGGGAGGTGATCTCGGACGAGCTCAGGGTGTGCAGAAGGCCATTGAACGCCACTCCGACGACCGCAGGCGTCACGCCCGGGGTGAAGGAGGTGTCGAACGCATTCTTGTTCTGCGCCGGCTGCTCGTACATGCCGAAGTTCTTGATGTACGGCTGGATCGAGTTCGCCCACTGGCACTGGGTCTGAGCCATGATGTCGGGAGCGTCCCAACCGCCGGTGTTGATAACGTTGTACGGCGTCGGGTGAACGGTGGTGTAGCGCCAGGTTCCAGCGGCACGGCGAGACATCGCCATCGGGAACTGATCGTCGGAGTCGCCCTCGTAGATTGCGGTGGCGGTTCCGAACTGCTTAAGATTGCTGAGAGACTGGGTCTTCTTAGCGGCTTCCTTAGCCTGGGCAAAAACAGGGAAGAGGATGGCGGCGAGAATCGCGATGATCGCGATTACGACGAGAAGCTCGATGAGCGTAAATGCTTTCTTCATGGTTATGAACTTCCGAAACGGAATGGATATAGAAAGGATGAAGACGGACGCCGGGCCTTAATAAAAGACGCATAGTCCAAGTAACACTATATACCAGTTCGAAATGCGTGGCAAGGGGTTCGGGAGCGCATTTCTGGCCCGATATACGAATCGCCGCTTTGGCCCCGTTGCCTCGATAGTTGCTCCGGATCTACTGAGGCGACGGTAATTTGGCTAGGGATCGTTCGCGGCGTGGACAGAACGAGCAATCGCCGTGGTCGATTTTCCTCAATTTGAACCTAGACAGATCGGAAGCCCGGATCCTACATGAATTTTCATTGCAATCACCTGTCGACGGCAGGAGCTTGCGGGAACTTTTTTAATAGTGGAAGGTACACCGTATTTTGCTTTCGAATCGACAGCGGAAAAATCGGCAAGAATCGCTACTACCGATCGATCTCGCCCAGCACGATGTCGATCGAGCCAATGACCGCGACAACGTCGGCGATCAGCCTTCCGACGGCGAGAACCTCAAGGCACTTCAGGTTCATGAAGCTGCTCGGGCGCTCGTGCCAGCGGTAGGGACGGTTGCTACCGTCGCTCACGATGTAGAAGCCCAACTCTCCCTTGGAACCTTCGACGGCTGCGTATGCTTCGCCCACCGGCGGGTGGAATCCTTCCGTAAACAGCTTGAAGTGGTGGATCAGCGACTCCATCGAGGTATCGAGCTCTTTGCGGGGAGGCGGGGCGATCTTGCGGTCGGAAGTGCTCCAGGCCCCCTCCGGCAGTCCGTCGATCGCTTGGCGCAGGATCTTGCAACTCTCCCGCATCTCCGAGATTCGCACGAGGAACCGGTCGTAAACGTCGCCGCGGGTCCCGGTAGGGATTCCGAATTCGAAATCCTCGTAGCTGGAGTAAGGATTGCTCTTTCGCAAATCGAACGGAACGCCGCTGGCCCGGGCGATCGGTCCCGAGGCGCCAAGGTTAAGCGCGTCCGCTGCGCTTAATATTCCGACGTCGATCGTCCTCTCCTTCCAGATCGGGTTTTCGACGAGCAGATCCTCTACAACCTGAAGTTCGGGAAGGAACCCATCGAGGAAGGATCGGAGCCGAGCCTCGAATCCGGCGGGCATATCGCCGCGAAGGCCACCGGGGACGATCCAGCTCGGCATCATGCGTACGCCCGAGAACATTTCGAACATGTCGAGAATGAGCTCGCGCTGCTGCATCACATAGAAGTAGGGGGTCATGGCCCCGAGGTCGAGCCCGTGGGTTCCCAACCAAACGAGATGGGAGGCGATGCGGCTCAGCTCCGCGAGGATAACCCGCAGGTATTGTCCTCGCTTGGGGATTTCACACCCGAGCAGCTTTTCGACCGCCAACGCGTGGGCAAGGTTGTTCCCGTTCGCGTTCAGGTAGTCCATGCGGTCGGTCATGACCACGCACTTGTGATACTGCTGGTACTCGGCCTCCTTCTCCATGCCGGTGTGGAGGTAGCCGATCACGCATTTGCACTTGACGATCGTCTCGCCCTCAAGCTCGCAGATGACCCGCAAGACGCCATGCGTCGAGGGGTGCTGCGGCCCCATATTCACGATCATCGTATTCTCGCCGGTCCGCTGGAAGACCGTTTCCGTCGAGGGCATGAAGGTTTGGGAACTCATTTGACTCCGAAAGGGAGGGTACCCCTTTCGAGGGCGGAAGGCTTTCGAAGGCGGAAGGCGGAAGGCGGTGCGCTAAACACAAATCGCCCGACCGGGAGGTCGGGCGGTTTGGGCGCTACTTGCCGGCGGCGGCAGGGCCGCCTGGCCCGCCGGGGCCGCCACCGGGAGGCTTCGCGCGGTGACTTCCCGAGGTGGCATTTTCGGGCACCGGGACGTTAGCGGTCGGCGCCGCGGTATCCAGTTTCTTATCGGCTTCCGACTCGCCGCTGCTTCCGCAGCCGACTAAGGCGGCGGCGAGCAGAAGCGCGGAGGTGAATGTAGCCAGCTTTCTCATTGTTGAAGGTCCCAGACGTACTTGGACCGATCGACGATCACGGCTTGACCCTCGGTTTGGCCAAGTTGCCAGGTGGTTCCGTTGGCCAACTGGCCGAGCTTCATGTACTTCGCATGGCTATCCATGAACGAGACGCCCGCGCCGCCGGAGTGACGAGGCCGCACGAGACCGGCCTGAGTCTTCTCGGTGTTCGCGTACGGCTGGATGCCGTTCCACGCCGCCGTCGCTTTGCCCCAGTCGGAGTAGGTGCACACGTCGTCGGCATTGAAGCCTCCCGGAGGGTAGACGACCCAGCTACCGACGTTGTCTTGGGGAGCGTCCTGGCCGCTCTCGGTGAACATCACGGTGTCGGCCGGCGCAGCCGCGGTGCTGCTGGAGATCGGAGCGCCCCATGCGGAATTCGTGGCCGGGGTGCAGTCCGGCATCGGATTCATATAGCTGGCGTTGTAGCCGTACTGTACGAAATACTGCCAGTTGCCGTCCCAGTTAAGGTTGGGGTCGGTGAAGATCACCATCCAATCGGAGTTAGCGTGGGGGCCTCCCGCCGGCGAATACATGATCGCCCAGTTCTTTCGGTAAGGCGCGGTCGTCTGCGCCCAGGTGTGCCACTTGGCCGTTCCGCTCGGCTGCGGTTCGATCTCTAGCGCGACGGGCACGATGTCGTCGGAATCGCCCATGTAGATCTGGGTCGATGTGTTGATTTGTTTGATGTTGCTGAGGCTCGCCGTCTTCTTGGCCGCGTCTTTCGCCTGAGCGAAAACGGGGAAGAGGATCGCCGCGAGAATCGCGATGATTGCGATGACGACAAGCAACTCGATGAGTGTAAAGCCTTTACGATTAACCATAAGATTTAGCCCTGAACTTCTCAACCACGCGACAAAATGATAGTGTAAGGAAATCTACGCCGATCTTGCGCTATCTGTGCGCGTTTTGGCTAAGTATCGGTTCAATGGAAGCCGAACTTGCTCGGCCTGGAACAGAGACGTGGCCACGCTTTCGGAAAGTTCATAGAGTTTTTGGCGCTAAGTAATATTGCCTGTGCGACTTCGTTGAGACGGCAAAAAGGAGAGCCCGGGAGCGGTTGCTCCCGGGCTCTCCTTTTTGCTGTGGCCGGCCTAGCGGCCGCTAACGTCTTCGGAGCCGGTCTTGCCCTCGAAGCTCTCACCGGCATGGGGCATCGAGACGTCTTCTACGGCGGGGCCTCTTTGGCCCCGGTCGAACAGCACGTCCTCGCCGCCCAGCGGATATTCCTTCCGCAGCGGAAAGCCGATCCAGTCGTCGGGCAGTAAGAACCGCTCACCTGGATGCGCCCGGTTCCCCTCGAAAACGATCCCGTACAGATCTTGAACTTCGCGCTCGGGATACTCTGCACCTAGGAAGAGCTCGATTAAAGAGGGAACCGTCTGTCCATCGTCGACGCCGACCTTGAGGAAGATTCTCGCGGCATGCTTCAGCGACATGAGGTTGTAGACCACCTCGAATCGCTCCGAAAAGTCTCGCTCTTGTTCCCACTGGCTGTAGTCGACGCCCAGGCACTCGACGAAGTATTCGTATTGAAGCTCGGGGTCCTCTTTTAGAAACCGTGCGATCTCCGGCAGGCGAGCTTTGTCGACGCACAAGTAGGTTTCCCCGCGGAACTCCTTCACCTTAAGCAGCGCTTCGCCGAACTGTTCGCGAATCCGTACGACTTCTAGTCGCTCTTCGCCCACCATCGGATATGGCATTACTTCGTGCCTCCGCCAGCGCCCACGAGGGTCGATTCGGGGACGGCGACGTCAGTGGTAGTGGTCCCCCGCCGCGAGAGCATCTTCTCCGGAGCGAGCGTCGACGACTCATCCCAATCGATCGCCCCGACCCGGATCGCATACACGTATCCGAGAATCCAGGTCGCCATGTAGGTCAGGAACTCGAAGAAGGCGTAGATGACGAACTGATTATCGTTCGCGGGAGCGTTCTTGTAGGCCGTGTAGAACCCCCAGAGGAACACGGCTTCGATGTCGAACAGGATGAAGACGATCGCCACCAAGTAAAACTTGATCGGAAACCGCTCGTGCGCATCCCCGACCGGAGCCACGCCGCATTCATACGGCGCCGACTTATAGGGCGTCTGTTTCTTCGGGCCAAGGATCCAACTGGCGGTTACCAACACGCCGGCCAGAGCCGCGGCCACGCCCATCAGCACGAGGATGCCGACATAAGCGTCGTTCATTGCGAGAGATTACCTAGCTCGCGGCCAGAGCATGCCGTCCTCGTCGGCTCGACGTACTCCCACAGTGTCCATCCGTTCGGTTTCGTCTAGATTTGTCGGAACTTAGACCTATCTTTATCCGTCGCTAAGCATCGAACGCTGCCATAATTATCAGGAAGGATCGGTTGGGCTTTTGCCGCCCGCATAGGAAATGAACAAGCTTGTCTTCGGCCTCGTTTTGGCCATCGGTGGAACTACCTCGGTCCTTTGCATCACTGCCGCTCGGCATGAGGACACCATTCGGCCGAACACGAAAGTCGGTCCGGTCGACGTCGGAGGAATGACTCCGGAAGAAGCTTCCCGAACTCTTAGAATTTGGTGGGAAGGGGAGAAGCTGAACAAGCTCACCCTGAAGATGCCGAACGGTAAGACGAAATTGCCGCCCATGAAGCCGGGCGAGCTTGGGTTGACGTTGGACGACGTGGCATCCGTCAAGTCGTTGCCTCTTCAATCGTTCCTCGGCGACGCGAAGGCGGTCGTCACTAAGTCTGATTTCACGCCGGAGCAGCACGCGCCGATCTTCAAATCGACCGGCGAATCGCTGGATGCGGTGGCTAAGGTGGTTCGACAGTCGGTCGGCCCGAACCGGCCCGCTTCGGTTCACTGGGTAAAGGGAGCGGTCGTGCGGCACCCGGAAGTCGCGGGCGTGGCGCTCGATACAAACGCCTTGCCGGCCCGAGTCGCCGCCGCCGTGATGGGCGATCACACCGTGGAGATTCCGCTCACCGAAGGCGCGAAGCACATTCCGGACGCCGAGCTCAGCAAGATCAAAGAGGTCGTCTCCGAGTTTTCGACCCGCTTTTCGGCGAGAAACCGACCCCGCTCGTCGAACATTCGGCTCGCCGCTTCGAAGATCGACGGCGTGGTTCTGATGCCGGGCGAGACGTTTAGCTTCAATTCGGTCGTCGGCCGCCGGACTTTGCGCGCGGGATTCAAGTTGGCCGGCGTTTACAAGAACGGGCAGCACGACACCGGTATCGGGGGCGGCATCTGCCAGGTCAGCACCACCCTCTTTAACTCCGCCCTCTTCGCGAACCTGGCCATCCAAAGGCGATCGAACCACTCCCTCCCCGTCCCGTACGTACCGCTGGGCCGAGATGCTACCGTCGACTACGGAAACCTGGACCTGGAGTTCAAGAACACCTACCAATCGCCGATCGCTCTATCCGCGCTCTACGTTCCAGGTCGCCTGACGTTCCGCGTTCTTGGCACGAAGCAGCCCGGAGTATCCGTGAAAGTGATCCAGACGGGCCACCGTTCTTGGGCCGCCGGTACGGAACGGGTTTTCGACAGCAGCCTTCCGAGCGGGCGCACCCGAGTCGTGAAACCGGGGAGCACGGGGCACAGCGTTACCACCTATCGCTGCGTCTACGAGAACGGGAAGCTCGTCCGGCGAGAGCGGATCGGATTTAGCCGATATGGCGGCGATCCTACCATCATTGCCGTCGGTACGGGGGCGGCTCCGATCCCGTCGCAGAAGCCGGCTACGATTGCCCCGCCGACAACGCCCGCGCCTGGCAACGATCAAGCTCCGACCACGCCGGAATCCGAGCCGATCGATGCCGGTTTCGGTATGTCTTAAGGACCGCGCTCTTGCGCGTCTCGTGTGGTTCCGGTACCCTCGATTGCGTGGGTCTACTGCGCGCTGCCATCGATGCCTCGCACTCTCTCGACGTTGAGATTCGTCACGACCTCCACCGACACCCCGAGCTCGGCTACGCCGAAACTCGGACGAGCGGAGTCGTACGCAACCACCTGGAAAGCCAAAAGATCGACCTCTGTGGGAATTTGGCCGGAGGTACCGGGGTGTTGGGTTACCTTCCCGCGACCACCAACCCCGAAGGGGCTCGCACCATCGCGTTGCGTGCGGACATGGACGCCTTGCCGATCGTGGAAGAGACCGGCGCCGAGTACCAATCGACGAACCGAGGCGTGATGCACGCGTGCGGCCACGATGGGCACACGACGATCTTGATGGCTACGGCTCGCGCCCTAAGTCAGATGCCCGAACGGCCGAATAACGTCCTCTTCGTCTTCCAGCCCGCTGAGGAAGGAGGCGCGGGAGGCGACCGGATGTGCAAAGAGGGGGTTTTGAACGGCCGGCTGATGGGGAAAACCGCCGATGTGATTTACGGCCTTCACGGCAACCCTTGGATCGAGCTAGGTCACGTCAGCACTCGAAACGGCCCTTTGATGGCCTCGGCCACGGAGCTGCACATCACGATCAGCGGGAAGGGGAGCCATGCGGCGTACCCGCATCTAGGAATCGACCCGATCGTAGTTGCTTCCCATGTGATTACTGCGCTCCAAACCATTGCCTCGCGCTCGGTCGATCCACTTGATTCGGTCGTGGTGACGATTGGCAAAGTTGAGGCGGGCTTGGCGCACAACGTGATCCCCGAGAAGGCTCACCTTTCCGGTACGGTTCGTACTCTGCAAGACTCAACCTTCGCGCTGGTCAAGTCGAGGATCGTGGAGATCGTCCGAAATGTCGCGGCGGCGTTCGGCGCGCAAGGCGAAGCCGAGTTCTTAGGTTCGTATCCGGTGACGTTCAACCACACGGAGCCGACCGACAGGTTCCGTGAAGTGGCGCGGGCGACGCTGGGCTCTCAGTTCGTTCACGAGGAAGCCGCTCCATCGATGGGCGCCGAGGATTTCAGCTTCTACGGCCGGGAAGTGCCTGCTTGCTTCTATTTCCTCGGCCTCCGCTCCCCAGAGCAAACGACCTACCCGAACCTGCACTCCCCCCGGTTCGACTTCAACGACGCGGCTATCCCGGTCGGAGTCGAGCTGATGTGCGAACTCGCATTGAACGGATAAGCGAACCGGGGAGTAGCGATCGAGGATGCCGCCAATCGATCATCAGAAGCCAGCCTCGGAGAGGCGGTATCTCAAAGCTAAGGGTGCAGCGAAGCGGAACCCTGGTAAAGGCCGACCAATGCCCGAGCCCTGAAAGTGGCGACATCAGCCCAGCTCTCCACGAGGGGAGTCTGTGGGAGACGCGAAAGCAGATTTGTGGTGAGGATGGACTGGTCACCATCCATTCCAGTCATGCGGTAGGTCTTGCGACCGCCTATCGGGGTCGGGGAGGGCTGGTGCCCTTCCCCCGAGTCTTCGACCCGCGGCTATTTTCTGAAGAGCCCTCCGGGCTCGCGATGCCCGTTGTGATCGGTCTGTCTCACGGCGTCGGAGCTGGACCTTGTCCGGCGCGACGGGAGGGGCACGCAAAGGCGCGAAGGCGCAAAGGGGACCGGAGGTTCAAAACTAGCCAACCGCTACCGCCAGATAGGAACGGGGCAGGGGCTTGGATAGTAGGAATTGTCAAAGAACTTGATCCCGAGGGACTGGGCGTAGCGCGCCCCGAGCTGTAGGAAAGGGCCGGCCTGCGCGTTGAGCGGCTGGCCGAGTGGTCGGCTCTCGCGTTGAACGACCATGATCGGCTCCGCGTTCCCTTTCCAGTGGAGGACCATGTGGAAGGTCACCACCGGAGGGAAAGAACCGGGACACGCCTCGGCGACCACGACCAGGGCGTCGATCGCGTCGATCTTTCCCCGCGTGAACGTGGGGAAGAACCCGGGTCCGTGCCGCCGGTGGTAGACCCGCTCCCGCAGGTTGAACACGATCGTTTGGAGGGAAAACGCCGCCAAGACCGCCGCCCCGATTAGCAGGGTTCCGATCATCAGCCACCACTGAGGGTAGAAGGGGAGCTCGACGGGGAGCATGGGGGCAACGATCATGCCGGCTCCAGTGAGCGCGGTCAGGCGGATCAGGGCGTGGTACGGCGCCGGCGCGGTGAACACCAGCCGCTTATTCTCGCCTTGATAGCGGCCGAAGAGTGGCGTCTCGAGCATGGTTCGGAATTATCTTTGCATAGCCAGTCCCCTCCTCGTCGCACGTACGTCGACGAGGAGGGGGCTCCGGAGGCTAGCTGGCGCCGTAGCGGCGAAGGATGTCTTTAACGTCTTCGCGGTTGCCGGCTTGGTCCAGGATCGGCGTTCCTCCCTTGTTTGCCGGCGCCGTGGGGTCGGCGCCCGCTTTTAGGAGCGCTTCGACCACTGCCGGGTAATCGCCCTTTGAATTGCGGCACCACATGGCGCCGTGAGCCGCCCATCCCAGCGGAGTGCTTCCGTGCTTTTCATCCCGAGTTTCGATCGGGATATGTCCCAGCAAGAACCGGACCGTCTCCAACTGTCCAAACCAGCAGGCGGTGTGGAGCGCGGTGCCAGTGTCCATGCCGGTGCTCAGCGGGTCGACCTTTGCCAGAAGCAACAGACGAACGGTTTCCGTTTGCCCGTTTTGGGCGGCGTCCGGAAGGATGCTTGCCTCCTCCTTGGACATTTCGGAGCCGATCGCCGGATGCTCTTTCAGAATCGCGCGGACCTCCTCTTCGTCTCCTAAGACCGCGGCCGCCAATAATCGCCGTGAGGGCGGACTGACCCGCGTGAGCTCCTCCAAAACGTCGAAGCTGCCGCTGGTGGCCGCAACCTCCTGCGGGGTCCTGCCGCCG
This window encodes:
- a CDS encoding prepilin-type N-terminal cleavage/methylation domain-containing protein; the encoded protein is MKKAFTLIELLVVIAIIAILAAILFPVFAQAKEAAKKTQSLSNLKQFGTATAIYEGDSDDQFPMAMSRRAAGTWRYTTVHPTPYNVINTGGWDAPDIMAQTQCQWANSIQPYIKNFGMYEQPAQNKNAFDTSFTPGVTPAVVGVAFNGLLHTLSSSEITSPSVAVMYWPGNGTASFNGRSAANPTLACTGTDDCRFNPTAFPQASLSSSTGFASASFWNFGASAWLYSKGGPIVRTDTSAKFQRMGTSTNSATPAEAYTDPWRYVSATGVPSSYTGCNSGVRGVGGPTAVYYHCYFRPDREQ
- the nuoD gene encoding NADH dehydrogenase (quinone) subunit D, yielding MSSQTFMPSTETVFQRTGENTMIVNMGPQHPSTHGVLRVICELEGETIVKCKCVIGYLHTGMEKEAEYQQYHKCVVMTDRMDYLNANGNNLAHALAVEKLLGCEIPKRGQYLRVILAELSRIASHLVWLGTHGLDLGAMTPYFYVMQQRELILDMFEMFSGVRMMPSWIVPGGLRGDMPAGFEARLRSFLDGFLPELQVVEDLLVENPIWKERTIDVGILSAADALNLGASGPIARASGVPFDLRKSNPYSSYEDFEFGIPTGTRGDVYDRFLVRISEMRESCKILRQAIDGLPEGAWSTSDRKIAPPPRKELDTSMESLIHHFKLFTEGFHPPVGEAYAAVEGSKGELGFYIVSDGSNRPYRWHERPSSFMNLKCLEVLAVGRLIADVVAVIGSIDIVLGEIDR
- a CDS encoding prepilin-type N-terminal cleavage/methylation domain-containing protein; translation: MVNRKGFTLIELLVVIAIIAILAAILFPVFAQAKDAAKKTASLSNIKQINTSTQIYMGDSDDIVPVALEIEPQPSGTAKWHTWAQTTAPYRKNWAIMYSPAGGPHANSDWMVIFTDPNLNWDGNWQYFVQYGYNASYMNPMPDCTPATNSAWGAPISSSTAAAPADTVMFTESGQDAPQDNVGSWVVYPPGGFNADDVCTYSDWGKATAAWNGIQPYANTEKTQAGLVRPRHSGGAGVSFMDSHAKYMKLGQLANGTTWQLGQTEGQAVIVDRSKYVWDLQQ
- a CDS encoding NADH-quinone oxidoreductase subunit C — protein: MPYPMVGEERLEVVRIREQFGEALLKVKEFRGETYLCVDKARLPEIARFLKEDPELQYEYFVECLGVDYSQWEQERDFSERFEVVYNLMSLKHAARIFLKVGVDDGQTVPSLIELFLGAEYPEREVQDLYGIVFEGNRAHPGERFLLPDDWIGFPLRKEYPLGGEDVLFDRGQRGPAVEDVSMPHAGESFEGKTGSEDVSGR
- a CDS encoding NADH-quinone oxidoreductase subunit A; protein product: MNDAYVGILVLMGVAAALAGVLVTASWILGPKKQTPYKSAPYECGVAPVGDAHERFPIKFYLVAIVFILFDIEAVFLWGFYTAYKNAPANDNQFVIYAFFEFLTYMATWILGYVYAIRVGAIDWDESSTLAPEKMLSRRGTTTTDVAVPESTLVGAGGGTK
- a CDS encoding VanW family protein, producing MNKLVFGLVLAIGGTTSVLCITAARHEDTIRPNTKVGPVDVGGMTPEEASRTLRIWWEGEKLNKLTLKMPNGKTKLPPMKPGELGLTLDDVASVKSLPLQSFLGDAKAVVTKSDFTPEQHAPIFKSTGESLDAVAKVVRQSVGPNRPASVHWVKGAVVRHPEVAGVALDTNALPARVAAAVMGDHTVEIPLTEGAKHIPDAELSKIKEVVSEFSTRFSARNRPRSSNIRLAASKIDGVVLMPGETFSFNSVVGRRTLRAGFKLAGVYKNGQHDTGIGGGICQVSTTLFNSALFANLAIQRRSNHSLPVPYVPLGRDATVDYGNLDLEFKNTYQSPIALSALYVPGRLTFRVLGTKQPGVSVKVIQTGHRSWAAGTERVFDSSLPSGRTRVVKPGSTGHSVTTYRCVYENGKLVRRERIGFSRYGGDPTIIAVGTGAAPIPSQKPATIAPPTTPAPGNDQAPTTPESEPIDAGFGMS
- a CDS encoding M20 metallopeptidase family protein, with the translated sequence MGLLRAAIDASHSLDVEIRHDLHRHPELGYAETRTSGVVRNHLESQKIDLCGNLAGGTGVLGYLPATTNPEGARTIALRADMDALPIVEETGAEYQSTNRGVMHACGHDGHTTILMATARALSQMPERPNNVLFVFQPAEEGGAGGDRMCKEGVLNGRLMGKTADVIYGLHGNPWIELGHVSTRNGPLMASATELHITISGKGSHAAYPHLGIDPIVVASHVITALQTIASRSVDPLDSVVVTIGKVEAGLAHNVIPEKAHLSGTVRTLQDSTFALVKSRIVEIVRNVAAAFGAQGEAEFLGSYPVTFNHTEPTDRFREVARATLGSQFVHEEAAPSMGAEDFSFYGREVPACFYFLGLRSPEQTTYPNLHSPRFDFNDAAIPVGVELMCELALNG